A region from the Silene latifolia isolate original U9 population chromosome 7, ASM4854445v1, whole genome shotgun sequence genome encodes:
- the LOC141592263 gene encoding uncharacterized protein LOC141592263, with protein sequence MARWDEILSLPVQSPPTLEFSASDLVWSKVEGWRGNIDRVALIPFTRVNDFIKGESSNKDCPTAFHVEARRGHRNDATYKVKVDSILEYILYCCSFGPDDHRKSGIVRPSRTFVSKKKSAGRPNTKRGCTCRFIVKRLCAAPSVALIIYNHDKHVDKKGLICHGPQDKKAAGTPAMFSPFMSEELRLRVHSLLYVGVSVETIMQRHNESVEKQGGPCNRDDLLTHRYVRRQERSIRRSQYELDSDDDVSLGMWVDSHPTCVFFYEEFSDSEPFTIGIQTDWQLQQMIQFGNHSLLASDSRFGTNKFKYPVHSLLVFNSENKPIPVAWVISPRFSSGDTYKWMRALCNRVLTKNPAWRLAGFIVDDPLTDIMAIRDVFECSVMMSFWRIRHSWHKNLITRCSQNEMRLQMSRRLGHIVSEICSGRGNLTSIDNFMKDFVDNSTFVEYFKAVWYPRIGSWISALQRFQLASQETSASIEFYHQLMNLRVLNEKDPGVYQRVDWLVDKLATKVHSHFWLDEYPGKHDFSRYRKDEWVNGLTSWRNSLEIPDSDVKFEDECAEVLDQQAPDKVHVVLNPGSELSICNCSWSERGYLCEHICKVTRLCRKRESKKPSLSLNQYKQVLIKLLGCVNHDSLIRDHAVSLMAYLQTQMNALGGLNNNERMIDEFGDVNQVEIEQQRQNGNSSVFHDEMDIDPSTMCLSPSGLFEMHGVLPADILRNSHGMDENSHTNVGLSSQVCIDDAAEESDIVNVPIESHDPCSMINQHGDDCSAEIAGTVDFKEIVKKRKIRHEEEDLENDGKRGQ encoded by the exons ATGGCGAGATGGGATGAGATACTTTCACTTCCTGTGCAGAGCCCTCCAACCTTGGAGTTTAGCGCTTCTGATTTAGTTTGGTCTAAGGTAGAAGGTTGGAGGGGTAATATAGACAGAGTTGCTCTGATTCCGTTTACTAGAGTTAATGATTTTATCAAGGGTGAATCTTCCAATAAAGACTGTCCAACTGCATTTCACGTTGAGGCAAGGAGAGGGCATCGCAATGATGCAACATACAAGGTGAAGGTTGATAGTATCCTCGAGTACATACT GTACTGTTGTTCTTTTGGCCCAGATGATCACAGAAAAAGTGGAATCGTGCGACCAAGTAGAACTTTTGTGTCAAAGAAGAAATCTGCTGGACGCCCTAATACAAAAAGGGGATGCACCTGTCGCTTCATTGTTAAACGCCTTTGTGCTGCACCTTCTGTTGCCCTTATCATATACAATCATGACAAGCATGTCGACAAGAAAGGGTTAATCTGTCATGGCCCACAAGACAAAAAGGCAGCTGGAACTCCTGCTATGTTCTCTCCTTTCATGTCCGAAGAACTTCGTTTGCGGGTACACTCTCTTTTATATGTTGGTGTATCTGTGGAGACGATTATGCAAAGACACAATGAATCAGTTGAGAAGCAAGGGGGTCCTTGTAATCGTGATGACCTTCTTACTCATAGGTATGTAAGAAGACAAGAAAGAAGTATACGTCGATCTCAGTACGAGCTAGATTCTGATGATGATGTCAGCCTGGGCATGTGGGTGGATAGCCATCCAACATGCGTTTTCTTTTACGAGGAATTTTCGGATTCTGAACCGTTTACCATAGGAATTCAGACTGACTGGCAGTTGCAGCAAATGATTCAATTTGGTAATCACAGTCTTCTAGCTTctgactcgaggttcgggacaAACAAATTTAAG TATCCGGTACACAGCCTTCTTGTTTTCAACTCAGAGAATAAGCCTATTCCAGTAGCTTGGGTTATATCTCCGAGATTTTCAAGTGGGGATACATATAAATGGATGAGAGCTCTTTGCAACAGGGTTTTAACGAAGAATCCTGCTTGGAGGTTGGCGGGATTTATTGTAGATGATCCTTTGACTGACATTATGGCGATTAG GGATGTATTCGAGTGCTCTGTGATGATGTCTTTTTGGCGTATTCGTCACTCGTGGCACAAGAACTTAATAACAAGATGTTCTCAAAATGAAATGCGACTTCAAATGTCAAGGAGGCTTGGACACATTGTGTCAGAGATCTGCTCTGGGAGAGGAAATTTGACTTCAATTGACAACTTTATGAAAGATTTTGTGGATAACTCAACATTTGTGGAGTATTTTAAAGCTGTGTGGTACCCCAGAATAG GATCCTGGATTTCGGCTTTACAAAGATTTCAACTTGCCAGCCAGGAAACAAGTGCATCAATTGAGTTTTATCATCAGCTTATGAATCTCAGAGTATTAAATGAGAAAGATCCTGGTGTTTATCAACGTGTAGATTGGTTAGTCGATAAGCTGGCCACAAAAGTGCACTCGCACTTTTGGCTTGACGAGTATCCAGGAAAACATGATTTTTCCCGGTACCGGAAAGATGAGTGGGTTAATGGATTAACATCTTGGCGCAATTCATTGGAAATTCCCGACTCTGATGTTAAATTTGAAGATGAATGTGCGGAAGTCTTAGACCAACAAGCTCCAGACAAAGTCCATGTTGTATTGAACCCTGGTTCTGAGTTGTCGATTTGTAACTGCTCTTGGTCTGAAAGAGGCTACTTGTGTGAGCATATTTGCAAAGTTACTAGGTTATGTCGTAAAAGAGAGTCCAAAAAGCCTTCTCTCAGCCTTAACCAATACAAGCAGGTGTTGATCAAATTACTTGGTTGTGTGAATCACGATTCTTTGATCCGTGATCACGCAGTTTCTTTGATGGCTTACCTGCAAACTCAGATGAATGCTCTAGGAGGGCTTAACAACAATGAGAGGATGATCGATGAGTTTGGTGATGTAAATCAGGTAGAGATTGAGCAACAGAGACAAAATGGGAACTCGAGTGTTTTCCATGATGAGATGGATATCGACCCATCAACTATGTGTTTGTCTCCATCGGGTTTATTTGAAATGCATGGTGTTCTACCAGCTGATATTCTGAGGAATTCCCATGGTATGGATGAGAATAGCCATACCAACGTTGGTTTATCAAGTCAAGTTTGTATTGATGATGCTGCAGAAGAATCTGATATTGTAAATGTACCTATTGAGTCCCATGATCCATGTTCAATGATAAATCAACATGGTGATGATTGCAGTGCCGAAATTGCTGGAACAGTTGATTTTAAAGAAATAGTCAAGAAAAGAAAGATAAGACATGAAGAGGAAGATTTGGAGAACGATGGGAAGCGAGGCCAGTGA